One Triticum dicoccoides isolate Atlit2015 ecotype Zavitan chromosome 5B, WEW_v2.0, whole genome shotgun sequence genomic window carries:
- the LOC119309215 gene encoding UNC93-like protein 3: MAAGLGGVEQWRLDVRCVAMDTRRRRTLSGGVVASMQSGLARYTMVPASVYLGFTAAIIWVGKGTYLTSAALSHARDNNLPDGPAVGRFNGEFWGVFASTQVIGNLISFVVLRNRKGGGTVTGKNLLFLVFLGCTVIGIVLMCLLSKRDEKQDHSSAHSSFGDMLKCIVAPLKDKRMLLLIPLMAYSGLQQAFVWAVFTKSIVTPVLGLSGIGGAMAVYGVADVVCSLVAGRFTSGLQSATFVVSVGAILQAAVLFWLLLFYRPMGRLLGAAAPLLIGALWGVGNGVLNTQLSALLGLLFEDVKAVFAQFRVWQSGAMAVIFFLSQVITLQAMLILSTSLVVSFASFLTPPLIGFLSSME, translated from the exons ATGGCGGCGGGTCTCGGCGGCGTGGAGCAGTGGAGGCTCGATGTTCGATGTGTGGCAATGGACACGCGCAGGAGGAGGACGCTGTCTGGCGGCGTGGTGGCGTCGATGCAGAGCGGCCTGGCAAG GTATACAATGGTACCAGCTTCAGTATACCTGGGTTTTACTGCGGCAATCATTTGGGTTGGGAAG GGCACATATCTTACCTCTGCTGCCCTCAGTCATGCAAGAGACAATAATCTACCTGATGGCCCGGCTGTAGGAAGATTTAATGGAGAGTTCTGGGGAGTGTTCGCTAGTACTCAG GTCATTGGAAATCTGATCTCATTTGTTGTACTGCGAAATAGAAAG GGTGGCGGAACTGTAACAGGAAAAAATCTGTTGTTTCTTGTGTTCCTTGGCTGCACGGTTATCGGCATTGTATTAATGTGTTTACTGTCCAAAAGAGATGAGAAACAAGATCATTCTTCAGCACACTCATCGTTTGGAGATATGTTGAAGTGTATTGTCGCCCCTCTCAAGGACAAAAGGATGCTTCTTTTAATTCCTCTTATGGCATATTCAGGTTTACAACAGGCATTTGTATG GGCTGTATTCACAAAGAGTATTGTGACACCTGTGCTTGGCCTATCTGGAATCGGCGGCGCCATGGCAGTATATGGTGTAGCTGATGTAGTT TGTTCATTGGTTGCTGGACGTTTTACTTCTGGGCTTCAGTCAGCTACATTTGTAGTGTCAGTTGGAGCTATTCTTCAGGCTGCTGTCCTCTTCTGGCTGCTTCTCTTTTACCG CCCAATGGGCAGATTACTTGGCGCAGCGGCTCCACTATTGATAGGTGCCTTATGGGGTGTTGGTAACggagtcctgaacacacagctaaGTGCTTTACTTGGGCTGCTCTTCGAGGATGTCAAG GCGGTTTTTGCGCAGTTTAGGGTCTGGCAATCAGGTGCCATGGCAGTCATCTTCTTCCTCAGCCAAGTCATCACACTGCAAGCCATGCTTATCTTGTCCACGTCGCTCGTCGTCTCTTTTGCCTCCTTCCTGACACCCCCCTT AATTGGCTTCTTATCTTCAATGGAATGA